In a single window of the Deltaproteobacteria bacterium HGW-Deltaproteobacteria-6 genome:
- a CDS encoding uracil-DNA glycosylase: protein MADDKKEGTLINCFFCEHFYITYERKYPYGCRAMGFKSARMPSVDVYSNSEMDCALFVRKERGHQHHD, encoded by the coding sequence ATGGCCGACGACAAAAAAGAAGGCACCCTCATCAATTGTTTCTTCTGTGAACATTTCTATATTACCTATGAGAGAAAGTATCCCTACGGGTGCCGCGCGATGGGTTTCAAATCCGCCCGCATGCCGTCGGTTGATGTCTATAGCAATTCCGAAATGGACTGTGCTCTTTTTGTCCGGAAGGAACGGGGCCATCAGCATCACGACTGA